A portion of the Microlunatus phosphovorus NM-1 genome contains these proteins:
- a CDS encoding LpqB family beta-propeller domain-containing protein, giving the protein MSCRRLVIALFAALALLAGCVSVPTTGPVEKVEGQPPECQNCLNVDVAPPTAGDDPKQIVQGFLRATSNFQPNYAVARQFLTKAAAEKWAPESGVWIYSGSLQTAGNTVILDGRLVGSLGHDRTYTAQDKQWRVNFGMVKEGGEWRVSTPPAGLMVAEFAFASFYQPYNRYFIGNGSSLVPNPIYLPNLRNQAGIASVLMRALLNGPSDWLGPAVSSSIPAGTALSVDAVTITNGVAEVALSDNVLALNDGQRTLMAAQVLYTLMPIGIQGVTFTVGQRPYAIPGADPNTSYEVTLDANFQAFAPVPPGTVDALYVARNDQVQAISPIADRADGARVPGPLGRGRWPVTGLAVSPTASDVAAVTNGGEALRRAETAGGSVRTVLSGVSGLLDPEFTRFAELWAVGRSDGRQRLWVDRDGKVVEIDSLILRRGVIRSFAISPDGVRMALIREVNGRTELGLARIIRGERIRLDGWLPLDVSRSTTPNLSLLRDVAWSDATTLVVLAGATSDAPMTVYRVSQDASVITAVGEPSSWDAVSVTVALPSQTTVVLDRSGQSWRDGSTQWVTLLDRVSAVATPG; this is encoded by the coding sequence ATGAGTTGTCGCCGGCTCGTGATCGCGCTGTTCGCGGCGTTGGCACTGCTCGCCGGCTGTGTCAGTGTGCCGACCACCGGTCCGGTGGAGAAGGTCGAGGGCCAGCCTCCGGAGTGCCAGAACTGTCTCAACGTCGACGTGGCGCCGCCGACCGCCGGCGATGACCCCAAGCAGATCGTGCAGGGATTCCTGCGGGCCACCTCGAACTTCCAGCCGAACTATGCGGTGGCGCGGCAGTTCCTCACCAAGGCGGCAGCGGAGAAGTGGGCGCCGGAGTCGGGGGTCTGGATCTATTCGGGTTCACTGCAGACGGCCGGGAACACCGTGATCCTGGATGGCCGGCTGGTCGGCTCGCTGGGTCACGACCGCACCTACACGGCCCAGGACAAGCAGTGGCGAGTCAACTTCGGCATGGTCAAGGAAGGCGGCGAGTGGCGGGTCAGCACCCCACCCGCCGGGCTGATGGTCGCCGAGTTCGCGTTCGCGTCCTTCTATCAGCCGTACAACCGCTACTTCATCGGCAACGGCAGCTCCCTGGTGCCGAATCCCATCTATCTGCCCAACCTGCGCAACCAGGCCGGCATCGCGTCGGTGCTGATGCGAGCGCTGCTGAACGGTCCCTCGGACTGGCTCGGCCCGGCGGTCAGCAGCTCCATTCCGGCAGGCACGGCGCTCAGCGTCGATGCGGTGACCATCACCAACGGGGTGGCCGAGGTCGCGCTGAGTGACAACGTCCTCGCGCTCAACGACGGACAGCGCACGCTGATGGCCGCCCAGGTGCTTTACACGCTGATGCCGATCGGCATCCAGGGCGTCACGTTCACCGTCGGCCAGCGTCCGTACGCCATCCCTGGTGCTGATCCGAACACCTCCTACGAGGTGACCCTCGATGCGAACTTCCAGGCGTTCGCCCCGGTCCCGCCGGGCACGGTCGACGCGCTCTACGTGGCCCGCAACGACCAGGTGCAGGCCATCTCGCCGATCGCGGACCGGGCGGACGGCGCCCGGGTGCCTGGCCCGCTGGGGAGGGGTCGGTGGCCCGTCACCGGGTTGGCGGTTTCGCCGACAGCCTCCGACGTCGCAGCGGTCACCAACGGTGGCGAGGCACTGCGCCGTGCCGAGACGGCAGGGGGATCCGTGCGCACGGTGCTGTCAGGTGTGTCTGGGCTGTTGGATCCGGAGTTCACCCGATTCGCCGAGCTCTGGGCGGTCGGGCGATCTGATGGTCGGCAACGGCTCTGGGTCGATCGGGATGGCAAGGTGGTCGAGATCGACTCCTTGATCCTGCGTCGTGGCGTGATCCGGTCCTTCGCGATCAGTCCCGACGGGGTTCGGATGGCGCTGATCCGGGAGGTCAACGGTCGTACCGAGCTCGGCCTGGCACGGATCATCCGAGGCGAGCGGATCCGGCTCGACGGGTGGCTGCCTCTCGACGTCTCCCGCTCCACCACCCCGAACCTCAGTCTGCTGCGCGACGTGGCGTGGTCGGATGCGACGACTCTCGTCGTGCTCGCCGGCGCGACCTCGGATGCGCCGATGACCGTCTACCGGGTGAGTCAAGATGCCTCGGTCATCACTGCCGTCGGTGAGCCGAGCTCATGGGATGCGGTGAGCGTCACGGTCGCGCTGCCGAGCCAGACAACGGTGGTGCTCGATCGCAGCGGCCAGAGCTGGCGGGACGGCAGCACTCAGTGGGTGACGTTGCTCGACCGGGTGAGCGCGGTGGCCACCCCCGGCTGA
- a CDS encoding VWA domain-containing protein: protein MSSVDESEERLTRWRLLLGEPADQGLGVELGEEEAEMDATLAALYEQPPRRPDGPGAGDRTAGLGASAPQVARWLGDIRTYFPTSVVQVMQRDAIDRLNLTSLLLEPELLSTVQPDVHLVATLVGLNSVMPETTRETARAVVAEVVAEIERRITERTRSAVGGAVNRAARTRRPRTADIDWLATIGRNLDHYLPEQRTIVPERLVGHARSTKSLACDVVVAIDQSSSMAESVVYASVFAAVLGSLRTLKTSLVAFDTEVVDLTELVDDPVDVLFGCQLGGGTDINRAVAYCAELITRPTETVFLLITDLYEGGDGEDLMRRLAALHRAGVRVVVLLALSDAGAPAYDHDRAALLAEIGIPAFACTPDVFPDLLGVVIDRGDPVRWLAERAGG, encoded by the coding sequence GTGAGCTCCGTCGACGAGTCCGAGGAGCGGCTGACCCGCTGGCGGCTGCTGCTCGGCGAGCCTGCCGACCAGGGGCTCGGCGTGGAGCTGGGCGAGGAGGAGGCGGAGATGGATGCCACCCTCGCTGCCCTGTACGAGCAGCCACCCCGGCGTCCGGACGGTCCCGGAGCCGGCGACCGGACTGCCGGTCTGGGTGCCTCCGCACCCCAGGTGGCCCGTTGGCTGGGCGATATCCGCACCTACTTTCCGACCAGTGTCGTGCAGGTGATGCAGCGCGACGCCATCGACCGGCTCAACCTGACCTCGCTGCTGCTGGAGCCCGAGCTGCTCAGCACCGTGCAGCCCGACGTCCATCTGGTGGCGACCCTGGTCGGACTCAACTCGGTGATGCCGGAGACCACCCGGGAGACGGCGCGCGCCGTGGTCGCCGAGGTGGTGGCCGAGATCGAGCGGAGGATCACCGAGCGCACCCGATCGGCGGTCGGTGGAGCGGTGAACCGGGCCGCGCGCACTCGCCGACCACGCACCGCCGACATCGACTGGCTGGCCACCATCGGCCGCAATCTCGATCACTACTTGCCGGAGCAGCGCACCATCGTGCCCGAGCGGCTGGTCGGTCATGCCCGCAGCACCAAGTCGCTGGCCTGCGACGTGGTGGTGGCGATCGACCAGTCGTCGTCGATGGCGGAGTCGGTGGTCTATGCGTCGGTGTTCGCGGCCGTGCTGGGGTCACTGCGGACGCTCAAGACCTCCCTGGTCGCCTTCGACACCGAAGTGGTCGATCTGACCGAGCTGGTGGACGACCCGGTGGACGTGCTGTTCGGCTGCCAGTTGGGCGGTGGCACCGACATCAATCGGGCGGTCGCCTACTGCGCCGAGCTGATCACCCGACCCACCGAGACGGTCTTCCTGCTGATCACCGACCTGTACGAGGGCGGTGACGGCGAGGATCTGATGCGTCGGCTGGCCGCCTTGCATCGGGCCGGGGTCCGCGTCGTGGTGCTGCTGGCCCTGTCCGACGCCGGCGCCCCGGCGTACGACCATGATCGGGCCGCGCTGCTGGCCGAGATCGGCATCCCCGCCTTCGCCTGCACCCCGGACGTGTTCCCCGACCTGCTCGGTGTGGTGATCGATCGCGGCGATCCGGTCCGCTGGCTGGCTGAGCGGGCCGGCGGATAG
- a CDS encoding YqgE/AlgH family protein, whose translation MSDRDPQPGDLLIASAGLSDGVFDQTVVLVLDSDADGSLGVILNAISQTTLESVLPSWVDIVSEPRVLFHGGPVSPNGAICLASVVAQAEEPPGWRPLFDRVGLLHLDTPIEIVSGAYADLRIFAGYAGWSPGQLVGEIARRMWHVVPATYDDVFGRHPLGLWRRVLRRQPNELAFFATWADDPELN comes from the coding sequence GTGAGTGACCGCGATCCGCAACCGGGTGACCTGCTCATTGCCAGCGCCGGCCTGAGCGACGGTGTCTTCGACCAGACCGTGGTGCTGGTCTTGGACAGCGACGCCGACGGCTCGCTCGGGGTGATCTTGAACGCGATCTCGCAGACCACCTTGGAGTCGGTGCTGCCGTCGTGGGTGGACATCGTCTCCGAGCCAAGGGTGCTCTTCCACGGCGGACCGGTCTCACCCAACGGAGCGATCTGCCTGGCGAGCGTGGTCGCGCAAGCCGAGGAGCCGCCGGGGTGGCGACCGTTGTTCGACCGGGTCGGTCTGCTGCATCTCGACACCCCGATCGAGATCGTCTCCGGGGCGTACGCGGACCTGCGGATCTTCGCCGGCTATGCCGGCTGGTCGCCAGGTCAGCTCGTGGGGGAGATCGCCCGCCGGATGTGGCACGTGGTGCCCGCGACGTACGACGATGTGTTCGGTCGGCATCCCCTGGGCCTGTGGCGCCGGGTGCTGCGCCGCCAACCGAACGAGCTTGCCTTCTTCGCCACCTGGGCCGATGATCCCGAGCTGAACTGA
- a CDS encoding helix-turn-helix transcriptional regulator — translation MDRAYAEPLDVPTMAAKAFMSPAHFSREFREAYGETPYAYLMTRRVERAMALLRGGMSVTDACMAVGATSLGSFSSTFTRLVGETPSAYRARPHEAAEAMPACMAKILTRPTRFV, via the coding sequence ATGGATCGCGCCTACGCCGAGCCGCTCGACGTGCCCACGATGGCGGCGAAGGCCTTCATGTCGCCCGCGCACTTCTCTCGGGAGTTCCGCGAGGCCTACGGCGAGACTCCGTACGCCTATCTGATGACGCGGCGGGTCGAGCGGGCGATGGCGCTGTTGCGGGGCGGAATGAGTGTGACGGACGCCTGCATGGCCGTCGGTGCGACCTCGCTCGGCTCGTTCAGCTCGACGTTCACCCGGCTGGTCGGGGAGACCCCGAGCGCCTACCGAGCGCGCCCGCACGAGGCCGCCGAGGCGATGCCGGCGTGTATGGCGAAGATCTTGACCCGGCCGACCAGGTTCGTCTGA
- the mtrA gene encoding MtrAB system response regulator MtrA, with protein MQESRADRGRVLVVDDDAALAEMLSLVLRNEGFEPIWCAHGDKAVEAYHDARPDLVLLDLMLPGKDGVAICRELRAESLVPIVMLTAKSDTIDVVAGLEAGADDYVAKPFKAKELIARIKTRLRRSPEEVDQETLRIGDLVINVDGHTVKRNGAAIQLTPLEFDLLLALARKPWQVFSREVLLEQVWGYRHAADTRLVNVHVQRLRSKIERDPEHPEIVVTVRGIGYKAGEQT; from the coding sequence ATCCAGGAGTCCCGGGCCGACCGAGGCCGGGTGCTGGTGGTCGACGACGACGCCGCGTTGGCGGAGATGCTCTCGCTGGTGCTCCGCAACGAGGGATTCGAGCCGATCTGGTGCGCTCACGGGGACAAGGCTGTCGAGGCCTATCACGACGCGCGGCCGGATCTGGTGCTGCTGGATCTGATGCTGCCCGGTAAGGACGGCGTCGCGATCTGCCGCGAGCTGCGGGCCGAGTCGCTGGTGCCCATCGTCATGCTGACCGCGAAGTCCGACACGATCGATGTCGTCGCCGGTCTGGAGGCCGGAGCCGACGACTACGTCGCCAAGCCGTTCAAGGCCAAGGAACTGATCGCGCGGATCAAGACCCGACTGCGCCGCTCGCCGGAAGAGGTCGATCAAGAGACGCTGCGAATCGGCGACCTAGTGATCAACGTCGATGGCCATACCGTCAAGCGCAACGGCGCTGCCATCCAGTTGACGCCGCTCGAGTTCGACCTGCTGCTCGCCCTCGCTCGCAAGCCGTGGCAGGTGTTCAGCCGGGAGGTGCTGCTCGAGCAGGTCTGGGGCTACCGACACGCCGCCGACACCCGGCTGGTCAACGTCCACGTGCAGCGGTTGCGCTCGAAGATCGAGCGTGATCCCGAGCACCCGGAGATCGTGGTGACGGTCCGTGGCATCGGCTACAAGGCGGGCGAGCAGACATGA
- a CDS encoding VOC family protein: MTDIALMYCPITVDDVDAAIGFYRDALGLELLNDVASDGHRWVTVGKPGQPGVALVLSDPGAGRSPDDGDALHRLVAKGSGPGPYVFFAADLDAAFERGQASGAEVLQEPMDQPWGTRDCAFRDPAGNHIRINQTWKAAE, from the coding sequence ATGACAGACATCGCACTCATGTACTGCCCGATCACCGTCGACGACGTGGACGCCGCGATCGGGTTCTATCGCGACGCGCTCGGGCTCGAGCTCTTGAACGACGTTGCCTCGGACGGCCACCGCTGGGTCACGGTCGGCAAGCCTGGCCAGCCGGGAGTCGCGCTGGTGCTCTCCGACCCGGGCGCCGGACGCTCGCCCGACGACGGAGACGCGCTGCATCGCCTCGTCGCGAAGGGCTCGGGCCCCGGGCCCTACGTGTTCTTCGCTGCCGACCTCGACGCTGCCTTCGAGCGCGGGCAGGCCAGCGGCGCGGAAGTGCTGCAGGAACCCATGGACCAGCCCTGGGGCACCCGCGACTGCGCCTTCCGTGATCCAGCGGGCAATCACATCCGCATCAACCAGACATGGAAGGCCGCCGAATAG
- a CDS encoding carboxymuconolactone decarboxylase family protein, with translation MDLPDSADSRTEATEALTRRARAEATYERLFGPRDRAAQENDPELMEILRGFIFGDVFDTGELDDQTRELITVTVLGCLQTLPQLRSHTAAALKVGVPPVQIREAIYQLAPFIGFPRTLNAINTVNEAFLDRGITLPLADEGTVSDADRYSRGLAEQAPLYGNEIKDNLADLPHPFDEALPRFLTEFCFGDFYTRGGLSLAQRELLVLCALATIGDTSAQLGPHGRACLQVGNSKAVVVAALVHCFPYIGFPRAVAAVRAVNDLT, from the coding sequence ATGGACCTCCCGGATTCAGCAGATAGCCGCACCGAAGCGACCGAGGCTTTGACACGCCGAGCCCGCGCCGAGGCGACGTACGAGCGCCTGTTCGGGCCTCGCGACCGGGCAGCGCAGGAGAACGACCCCGAGCTGATGGAGATCCTTCGGGGCTTCATCTTCGGCGACGTCTTCGACACCGGCGAGCTCGACGATCAAACCCGCGAGTTGATCACCGTGACCGTCCTCGGCTGCCTGCAGACGCTGCCGCAGCTGCGGTCCCACACGGCAGCAGCGCTGAAGGTGGGCGTTCCTCCCGTGCAGATCAGGGAGGCTATCTATCAGCTGGCTCCGTTCATCGGCTTCCCCCGCACGCTCAACGCGATCAACACCGTGAATGAGGCATTCCTCGACCGTGGCATCACGCTGCCACTGGCGGACGAGGGCACCGTGTCCGATGCCGATCGCTACTCGCGAGGTCTCGCCGAGCAGGCGCCGCTGTACGGAAACGAGATCAAGGACAACCTCGCCGATCTGCCACACCCGTTCGACGAAGCACTGCCGCGATTCCTGACCGAGTTCTGCTTCGGAGACTTCTACACCCGCGGCGGGCTCTCCCTCGCTCAACGGGAGTTGCTGGTGCTCTGCGCTCTCGCGACGATCGGCGACACTTCAGCCCAATTGGGCCCGCACGGACGAGCCTGCCTCCAGGTCGGCAACTCCAAAGCCGTCGTCGTCGCCGCGCTCGTCCACTGCTTCCCCTATATCGGCTTTCCCCGAGCGGTGGCCGCCGTCCGTGCGGTCAACGACCTCACCTAG
- a CDS encoding NAD-dependent malic enzyme: protein MSAAPSVSYSITVRLEVPAGGAAVGQLTTAVEHAGGAVSALDVTASGHERLQIDVTCAARDTDHADELVEAMRAVPGVVIGKVSDRTFLMHLGGKIEMKPKLPIRNRDDLSMIYTPGVARVCLAIAKNPEDARRLTIKRNTVAVVTDGSAVLGLGNIGPEAAMPVMEGKAALFKRFGGIDAWPLCLDTQDSDEIVTVVKAIAPGFAGINLEDISAPRCFEIEARLREQLDIPVFHDDQHGTAIVVLAALYNALRVVEKDIAAIRVVLSGAGAAGTAILMLLLAAGVGHVVVADIDGVVSRTRPGITGQLQWVAEHTNPENLQCSLKESLAGADVFIGVSAPRVIDAEDVATMADRAIVFALANPEPEIDPAEAQRYAEVVATGRSDFPNQINNVLAFPGVFRGLLDARSTNITDVMLIAAARALASVVSPAELNATYITPSVFHADVHRRVAEAVRIAAGGPAELPVDTEVVA from the coding sequence ATGAGTGCAGCACCGTCGGTCTCCTACTCGATCACCGTCCGATTGGAGGTCCCGGCCGGCGGAGCCGCGGTGGGTCAGCTCACCACTGCCGTCGAGCACGCCGGTGGTGCGGTCAGCGCCCTCGACGTGACCGCCTCGGGTCACGAGCGGTTGCAGATCGACGTCACCTGCGCCGCCCGCGACACCGACCACGCGGACGAACTGGTCGAGGCGATGCGCGCCGTGCCGGGCGTGGTGATCGGCAAGGTGTCCGACCGGACGTTCTTGATGCACCTCGGCGGCAAGATCGAGATGAAGCCCAAGCTGCCGATCCGCAACCGGGACGACCTGTCGATGATCTACACCCCTGGTGTGGCCCGGGTCTGCCTGGCGATCGCCAAGAACCCCGAGGACGCGCGGCGGCTGACCATCAAACGCAACACGGTCGCCGTCGTGACCGACGGCTCGGCGGTGCTGGGGCTGGGCAACATCGGCCCGGAGGCGGCGATGCCGGTGATGGAGGGCAAGGCGGCGCTGTTCAAGCGGTTCGGCGGCATCGACGCGTGGCCGTTGTGCCTGGACACCCAGGACAGTGACGAGATCGTCACGGTGGTGAAGGCGATCGCCCCCGGCTTCGCCGGCATCAACCTGGAGGACATCTCCGCTCCGCGCTGCTTCGAGATCGAGGCCCGACTGCGTGAGCAACTGGACATTCCCGTCTTCCACGACGACCAGCACGGCACCGCCATCGTCGTCCTCGCCGCCCTCTACAACGCGCTGCGGGTGGTGGAGAAGGACATCGCCGCGATCCGGGTGGTGCTCTCGGGCGCCGGCGCGGCCGGTACGGCGATCTTGATGCTGCTGCTGGCCGCGGGGGTGGGCCACGTCGTGGTCGCCGACATCGACGGAGTCGTCAGCAGAACCCGGCCCGGCATCACCGGGCAGCTGCAGTGGGTCGCCGAGCACACCAACCCGGAGAATCTCCAGTGTTCGCTGAAGGAGAGCCTGGCCGGGGCTGACGTGTTCATCGGTGTGTCCGCGCCGCGGGTGATCGACGCCGAGGACGTGGCGACGATGGCCGACCGGGCGATCGTGTTCGCGCTGGCCAACCCCGAGCCGGAGATCGATCCGGCCGAGGCGCAGCGGTACGCCGAAGTGGTGGCGACCGGTCGCTCCGACTTCCCCAACCAGATCAACAACGTGCTCGCGTTCCCGGGGGTGTTCCGCGGACTGCTCGACGCTCGGTCGACCAATATCACCGACGTGATGCTGATCGCCGCGGCCCGTGCGCTCGCCTCCGTGGTGAGTCCCGCTGAGCTGAACGCCACCTACATCACCCCGAGCGTGTTCCATGCCGACGTGCATCGACGGGTCGCCGAGGCGGTGCGGATAGCTGCGGGCGGACCGGCGGAACTGCCCGTCGACACCGAGGTCGTGGCCTGA
- a CDS encoding ComF family protein — protein sequence MGERALGDRADRWWSATADLLLGASCPGCRQPWWGACPSCRGHVLAQPTRLTAPTPAPPGFPMTATASTYDAVHRGLLHAHKEDQALMLTPLLGDRLAASVADLLAAREVPPHEPIVLVPMPSAAAAVRERGFDATAALAGRAARTLAGQRLVRSAGLLAQRRGLADQAELDAAQRAANLRGGLRLRSGVDSLRWRPDGPAVVVVDDLVTTGASLTEAVRCLTAAGYEVLGAATVSATVRMLSGY from the coding sequence GTGGGCGAGCGCGCGCTGGGCGATCGAGCAGACAGGTGGTGGTCAGCCACCGCTGACCTGCTGCTCGGTGCCAGTTGCCCGGGCTGCCGGCAGCCGTGGTGGGGCGCCTGCCCGAGCTGCCGCGGGCACGTACTGGCGCAGCCGACCCGGCTGACCGCGCCGACGCCGGCACCGCCGGGCTTCCCGATGACGGCCACCGCCAGTACGTACGACGCCGTGCACCGTGGCCTGCTGCATGCGCACAAGGAGGACCAGGCGTTGATGCTGACTCCGTTGCTCGGCGATCGGCTGGCTGCGTCGGTGGCCGACCTGCTGGCGGCCCGGGAGGTGCCGCCCCACGAGCCGATCGTGCTGGTGCCGATGCCCTCGGCTGCCGCCGCGGTCCGCGAACGGGGCTTCGACGCGACTGCCGCATTGGCCGGGCGGGCGGCGCGGACGTTGGCCGGACAGCGCCTGGTTCGGTCGGCGGGGCTCTTGGCGCAGCGCCGGGGACTGGCCGATCAGGCGGAGCTGGACGCAGCCCAGCGGGCGGCGAACCTGCGCGGCGGTCTGCGGCTTCGGAGCGGCGTCGACAGCCTGCGCTGGCGACCGGACGGCCCGGCGGTGGTGGTCGTGGACGACCTGGTGACCACCGGCGCGAGTCTCACCGAGGCAGTCCGCTGCTTGACAGCGGCCGGCTACGAGGTGCTGGGTGCCGCCACCGTCTCGGCCACTGTCCGGATGTTGTCCGGGTACTGA
- the mtrB gene encoding MtrAB system histidine kinase MtrB: MRRALTGADSGAGTGASRAWWRLPVEWWWQSLPLRVISSVFGASVIVLVLGGFLLMRQASLGVMEAKRESVGIEARQALDAAQQQLNSADLTGDPNPDKKLTELALRFANRSGGSDQYDVIIISGGQTTTAGDVAATSVPDNLRAQVATSDDLLMAPTEVIYRDDTEPVPGIAAGSGLTLPGTGRYEIYFIFPLTQQVNILGVLQTAVITTGAILVVLLTFIAALVARQVVVPIRAARRAAESLASGNLDDRMKVRGRDDLARLATSMNYMASELQKQISQLEELSRVQQRFVSDVSHELRTPLTTVRMAAEVLYEARDDFDPIAARSAELLQTELDRFEALLTDLLEISRFDAGAAVLSVSEVDLRDIVTRVLDGTAQLAETSGSQIRVHAPEPAVAEVDARRIERVLRNLVVNAIEHGEGRPIDILVVADDHAIAVAVRDHGFGFEAAQAKLVFHRFWRGDPARARTVGGTGLGLAISMEDANLHRGWLTAWGRPGMGAQFRLTVPRRAGGVIESSPLPLVPRDLVLSTLADGIGKPVPALDPAPAVDSEAQRSDPTKLGSGPVAAGSSPASPPPAAPSPVPPSPVSPSPSDAAGAQR; this comes from the coding sequence ATGCGCCGGGCGCTGACCGGCGCCGACTCCGGAGCTGGGACCGGAGCCTCCCGGGCCTGGTGGCGACTGCCGGTGGAGTGGTGGTGGCAGTCGCTGCCGCTGCGGGTGATCTCTTCGGTCTTCGGCGCCTCGGTCATCGTCTTGGTGCTCGGCGGGTTCCTGCTGATGCGGCAGGCGAGCCTCGGCGTGATGGAGGCCAAACGAGAATCGGTGGGCATCGAGGCTCGTCAGGCCCTGGACGCTGCCCAGCAGCAACTGAACTCCGCGGATCTCACCGGGGATCCCAATCCGGACAAGAAGCTCACCGAGCTCGCGCTGCGGTTCGCGAACCGATCCGGTGGCAGTGACCAGTACGACGTGATCATCATCTCCGGCGGGCAGACCACCACCGCCGGCGACGTCGCGGCGACCAGCGTGCCGGACAACCTCCGCGCCCAGGTCGCGACCAGCGACGACCTGCTGATGGCACCGACCGAGGTCATCTACCGCGACGACACCGAGCCCGTGCCCGGGATCGCCGCCGGATCGGGCCTGACCCTGCCCGGCACCGGACGGTACGAGATCTATTTCATCTTCCCGCTCACCCAGCAGGTCAACATCCTCGGCGTGCTGCAGACGGCGGTGATCACCACCGGCGCGATCCTGGTCGTGTTGCTGACCTTCATCGCGGCCCTGGTCGCCCGGCAGGTCGTGGTGCCGATCCGGGCGGCCCGGCGGGCCGCGGAGAGTCTCGCCTCCGGCAATCTCGATGACCGGATGAAGGTGCGTGGCCGCGACGACCTGGCGCGGCTGGCGACCTCGATGAACTACATGGCCTCGGAGCTGCAGAAACAGATCAGCCAGCTGGAGGAGCTGTCCCGGGTTCAACAGCGGTTCGTCTCCGACGTCTCCCACGAGCTCCGCACGCCTTTGACCACCGTACGGATGGCGGCCGAGGTGCTGTACGAGGCACGCGACGACTTCGATCCGATCGCAGCTCGCTCCGCGGAGCTGTTGCAGACCGAGCTGGACAGGTTCGAGGCACTGCTGACCGACCTGCTGGAGATCTCCAGGTTCGATGCCGGGGCTGCGGTGCTCTCGGTGAGCGAGGTGGATCTGCGGGACATCGTGACCCGGGTGCTCGACGGCACTGCCCAGCTGGCAGAGACCAGCGGTTCGCAGATCCGCGTGCACGCACCCGAGCCGGCGGTGGCTGAGGTGGATGCCCGCCGAATCGAGCGGGTGCTGCGCAATCTGGTGGTGAACGCGATCGAGCACGGCGAAGGCCGGCCGATCGACATCCTCGTCGTCGCCGACGACCATGCCATCGCCGTGGCCGTGCGCGATCACGGCTTCGGCTTCGAGGCCGCTCAGGCCAAGCTGGTCTTCCACCGCTTCTGGCGCGGCGACCCGGCCCGGGCGCGGACGGTCGGCGGCACCGGTCTGGGGTTGGCGATCTCGATGGAGGACGCGAACCTGCACCGCGGCTGGCTGACTGCCTGGGGCCGGCCAGGGATGGGGGCACAGTTCCGGCTCACGGTGCCGCGACGGGCGGGAGGCGTGATCGAGTCGTCGCCGCTGCCGTTGGTGCCGCGCGATCTGGTGCTGTCCACGCTCGCCGACGGCATCGGAAAGCCTGTCCCGGCGCTCGACCCGGCACCGGCGGTCGACTCCGAGGCCCAGCGGTCCGATCCAACGAAGCTCGGCAGCGGTCCGGTCGCGGCTGGGTCATCGCCTGCATCCCCGCCGCCTGCAGCGCCGTCGCCGGTGCCGCCGTCCCCAGTGTCTCCGTCGCCGTCCGATGCCGCCGGAGCGCAGCGATGA